The Cohnella abietis genome has a segment encoding these proteins:
- a CDS encoding TrlF family AAA-like ATPase, whose translation MSVNFSKGSEWRRWDLHVHTPESYQQKFGENWEIYVDALKDKAVLHDVEVVGITDYFSVDGYDKLKREFANGETYLSLSNGKKLFLMPCIELRIDAFDTRENSINLHLVFNPKLEAITIKSALLDNLNVKYQDNTLKCKHEDLIKIGYAEAHGGSFQINLDLTQIDLTDQKKYKKVALDMITISMENLKEIMSNSGISRDDYVILVAYKGHGSLSNMPWSDQNNFTGRLGNIKQTLLNQADMCFTHNSADINFLLGKSTHAPVEMFHRRFRSLKPSIWGSDAHDLNNLFHPSNGASQHYTWIKADPTFEGLKQIVNEPEERVFIGIKPPKLKNVLDKRTKYLRSIEIRKKPGSMLVETWFDNELQLNPGLVAVIGNKGSGKSALADILGLLGDTSHSSSFSFLTESRFKQKKDNKAINYEGTLIWEDDTNIKKSLNDSINSTSVERIRYIPQNYFEIICNEMASGEKSVFDSELKKVIFQYVSEIDKLNKESLDGLITYKTIELRESVQLLKVEIGKLNSEVVDLENRASTKFISSLQSQLKIKQSELVSHETAIPKEVIKPNIDPIIESSILAKQSELKEIDNSINVLRTSLSTNELAIASSDKLLNKVTNIQTRLESFKKECQEEMDILGIQFEDVFNFVIQEEPISTKKAALMQIKQQIMEKLDPEIETSLLKQKNTIENEISIFQDQLDAPNRDYQLYLNDLNKWIEAKQAITGEIDVLGSLKYLEAKLEEINLIPATLQHLSQNRNESLKKVYTKIKEEVLLYQNLYGPIQDIIQTNVILKESLKLRFEVSVTISNSFQDNFLKRLNRRAKGSFNGVNEGDQVLRNLIDRFEYNTEEGVLGLINELISHLQFDRRFDDPPKMEIEEQLRQGESVQELYDFIFSLSYLEPKYLLKLNDKELSELSPGERGIILLIFYLLLDKDDIPLVIDQPEDNLDNQTVYNLLVPCIREAKNSRQIFIVTHNPNLAVVCDAEQVIYASIDKTNGNQMIYESGSIENPNINRRLVDVLEGTRPAFNNRDAKYLPDIVTI comes from the coding sequence ATGAGCGTTAATTTTAGCAAAGGATCTGAGTGGAGAAGATGGGACCTTCACGTACATACCCCAGAGTCCTATCAACAGAAATTCGGTGAAAACTGGGAAATTTACGTTGATGCTCTAAAGGACAAAGCTGTGTTACACGATGTAGAAGTAGTTGGCATTACTGATTATTTTTCTGTCGATGGTTATGACAAACTAAAAAGAGAATTTGCAAATGGTGAAACTTATTTGTCATTGTCAAACGGAAAAAAATTGTTCTTGATGCCCTGCATTGAATTAAGAATTGATGCGTTTGACACACGTGAGAATTCAATCAATTTGCATTTGGTATTTAACCCCAAACTAGAAGCGATAACAATAAAAAGTGCACTCCTCGATAATTTGAATGTAAAGTACCAAGATAATACTTTGAAGTGTAAACATGAAGATCTAATAAAGATTGGTTATGCTGAAGCCCATGGAGGTTCATTTCAGATTAATTTGGATTTAACACAAATTGATTTGACTGACCAAAAAAAATATAAAAAAGTGGCACTTGATATGATTACTATCTCTATGGAAAATTTAAAGGAAATTATGTCTAATAGTGGAATATCGAGAGATGATTACGTTATTTTAGTTGCGTATAAAGGACATGGTTCTTTAAGCAATATGCCATGGAGTGATCAGAATAATTTCACGGGTCGGTTAGGTAACATCAAACAGACCCTGTTAAACCAAGCAGATATGTGTTTTACTCATAACTCAGCAGATATAAATTTTCTTTTAGGTAAATCAACACATGCGCCTGTAGAAATGTTTCATAGACGGTTCCGATCATTAAAACCTAGTATTTGGGGTTCAGATGCTCATGATTTAAATAATCTATTTCATCCTTCAAATGGAGCTAGTCAACACTATACTTGGATTAAAGCTGATCCTACATTCGAAGGCTTGAAACAAATTGTTAATGAACCCGAAGAAAGAGTATTTATCGGTATCAAACCACCAAAGTTAAAAAACGTTCTTGACAAAAGGACAAAATATCTACGATCTATAGAGATTAGAAAAAAACCTGGTTCTATGCTAGTCGAAACTTGGTTTGATAATGAACTTCAACTTAATCCAGGATTAGTAGCTGTAATTGGCAATAAAGGCAGTGGGAAAAGCGCCTTGGCTGACATACTCGGCTTATTGGGTGACACCTCTCATAGTTCATCCTTTTCTTTTTTGACGGAAAGTAGATTTAAGCAGAAAAAGGATAATAAAGCAATTAATTATGAAGGAACATTGATTTGGGAAGATGATACAAATATTAAGAAAAGTTTGAACGATTCAATTAATTCAACTTCTGTTGAACGGATTAGATATATACCTCAAAATTATTTTGAAATAATTTGTAATGAAATGGCTAGTGGAGAAAAGAGTGTGTTTGACTCCGAATTAAAAAAGGTGATTTTTCAATATGTTTCAGAAATTGATAAATTAAATAAAGAATCATTGGACGGCCTAATCACGTATAAGACAATTGAACTAAGAGAGTCTGTTCAACTTCTAAAAGTTGAGATTGGTAAGTTGAACTCTGAGGTTGTTGATCTAGAGAATAGGGCATCGACCAAGTTTATTTCTAGTTTACAAAGTCAACTAAAAATCAAGCAAAGTGAATTAGTTTCCCATGAAACAGCAATTCCTAAAGAGGTCATCAAACCAAATATTGATCCAATAATTGAAAGCTCAATATTAGCTAAGCAAAGTGAATTAAAGGAAATTGACAATTCAATAAATGTTTTAAGGACTTCTTTGTCAACAAATGAATTAGCTATCGCAAGTAGTGATAAACTATTGAATAAAGTTACAAATATTCAAACGAGACTAGAAAGTTTCAAAAAAGAATGTCAAGAAGAAATGGATATTTTGGGAATTCAATTTGAGGATGTTTTTAATTTTGTAATACAAGAAGAACCCATTAGTACAAAGAAAGCAGCGTTAATGCAAATAAAGCAACAAATTATGGAGAAGTTAGACCCTGAGATTGAGACATCATTGCTGAAACAAAAAAATACAATTGAAAATGAAATTTCTATTTTCCAAGATCAATTGGATGCACCAAATAGGGATTATCAACTGTATTTAAATGACTTGAATAAATGGATTGAGGCTAAACAAGCCATTACTGGTGAAATCGATGTTCTAGGATCATTAAAATATTTAGAAGCAAAATTGGAGGAAATCAATTTAATTCCAGCAACATTACAACATCTAAGCCAAAATCGAAATGAATCATTGAAGAAAGTTTACACTAAGATCAAGGAAGAGGTTCTTTTGTATCAGAATTTATACGGACCTATTCAAGATATTATCCAGACCAACGTAATACTTAAAGAATCACTAAAATTAAGATTTGAAGTTAGTGTTACAATAAGTAATTCTTTCCAAGATAACTTTTTAAAGCGATTAAATAGACGAGCAAAAGGGTCATTTAATGGAGTTAACGAAGGAGATCAAGTGTTAAGAAATTTAATTGATCGCTTCGAATACAACACTGAAGAAGGTGTTCTTGGATTAATTAATGAATTAATCAGTCACCTTCAATTTGATAGACGTTTTGACGACCCTCCAAAAATGGAGATAGAAGAGCAGTTACGCCAAGGTGAATCCGTACAAGAATTGTACGATTTTATTTTTTCGCTTTCATATCTTGAGCCCAAATATTTATTGAAATTAAATGACAAGGAGCTATCTGAATTATCGCCAGGGGAAAGAGGAATAATCCTGTTAATTTTTTATCTATTATTGGACAAAGATGATATTCCACTTGTCATTGATCAGCCAGAGGATAATCTTGATAATCAGACTGTGTATAATCTCTTGGTACCATGTATTCGTGAGGCTAAAAACTCCAGACAAATTTTCATTGTTACTCATAATCCTAATTTAGCAGTTGTTTGTGATGCCGAGCAGGTTATTTATGCCTCAATAGATAAAACGAATGGAAATCAAATGATATACGAATCTGGTTCGATTGAAAACCCCAACATCAACAGACGACTTGTAGATGTATTAGAGGGTACTAGACCTGCATTTAATAATAGAGATGCCAAATATTTACCGGATATAGTCACAATCTGA
- a CDS encoding SpoVR family protein encodes MPRDEEQRDLEVAISDITLIAEQFGLDFYPMRYEICPSDIIYTFGAYGMPTRFSHWSFGKTFNKMKMQYDLGLSKIYELVINSNPCYAFLLDGNSLVQNKLIVAHVLAHCDFFKNNARFSISNRNMVESMSAAAERISQYEVEHGTAQVERFLDAVMAIQEHVDPSLFKPYGLDKKHYMELQLRRDKSKDKGNSRPASPYEDLWDLESFETTNPTKNNADEVAEARKFPLNPEKDIVWFIQEFSPAMEDWQRDIMSILREEMLYFWPQIETKIMNEGWASYWHQKIMRELPLTSEETIEYAKLNSAVVQPSRHSLNPYYLGLKIFEDIEKRFGQEKIFEVREVESDPSFLRNYLTKELTEELDLYIFEKKGQEWKITDKTWETIRDQLVYSRVNGGYPYLEVTDGDFQRNGELYITHRFEGTELDLKYIERTLPYLVQLWGKQVHLETISDDKKILFSCDGKKTSRKSV; translated from the coding sequence ATGCCACGTGATGAGGAACAACGGGATTTAGAAGTCGCCATTTCAGATATTACGTTAATTGCCGAACAATTCGGACTGGACTTCTACCCCATGCGTTATGAAATTTGCCCATCGGACATTATTTATACTTTCGGTGCATATGGGATGCCGACACGCTTCAGCCATTGGAGCTTCGGAAAAACCTTCAATAAGATGAAAATGCAATACGATCTTGGTCTCAGCAAAATATATGAGCTCGTCATTAACTCAAACCCCTGCTATGCCTTCCTGCTTGACGGTAATTCGTTGGTGCAAAATAAGCTCATCGTCGCTCACGTGCTTGCTCATTGCGATTTTTTCAAGAACAACGCTCGTTTCTCTATATCTAATCGTAATATGGTGGAAAGCATGTCAGCAGCAGCCGAAAGAATCAGCCAGTATGAGGTTGAACATGGTACCGCTCAGGTGGAGCGTTTCCTTGATGCGGTCATGGCCATTCAGGAGCATGTTGATCCTAGTCTCTTTAAGCCCTATGGTCTCGACAAAAAGCATTATATGGAGCTCCAGCTAAGGCGCGATAAATCGAAGGACAAAGGCAACAGCCGACCTGCTTCCCCTTATGAAGATCTCTGGGATCTGGAGAGCTTTGAGACCACTAATCCTACCAAAAATAACGCTGACGAAGTAGCCGAAGCTCGCAAATTCCCACTGAATCCGGAGAAAGACATCGTCTGGTTCATTCAAGAGTTTTCTCCCGCTATGGAGGATTGGCAACGTGACATTATGAGTATTCTACGCGAGGAAATGCTTTATTTCTGGCCACAGATTGAGACTAAAATCATGAACGAAGGCTGGGCTTCCTACTGGCACCAGAAAATCATGCGCGAGCTGCCGCTTACGAGCGAAGAGACTATCGAGTATGCCAAGCTCAATTCCGCGGTTGTTCAACCGTCGCGTCACTCCTTAAATCCTTATTATCTCGGACTAAAGATCTTCGAGGACATTGAGAAGAGATTTGGGCAAGAAAAGATTTTCGAGGTTCGGGAGGTTGAATCTGATCCCTCCTTCCTGCGCAATTACTTGACCAAGGAGCTAACGGAGGAGCTGGATCTGTATATTTTCGAAAAGAAGGGGCAGGAGTGGAAAATTACCGATAAAACGTGGGAAACGATACGCGATCAGCTTGTTTACTCTCGGGTTAATGGCGGATATCCCTACTTAGAGGTGACCGATGGGGACTTCCAGCGCAACGGTGAGCTTTACATTACCCACAGGTTTGAAGGTACTGAGCTTGATCTCAAGTATATTGAGCGCACTCTCCCTTACTTGGTTCAGCTATGGGGCAAACAGGTTCACTTAGAGACAATCTCTGACGATAAAAAAATACTATTCAGCTGTGATGGCAAGAAGACAAGTCGGAAGAGTGTGTGA